The proteins below come from a single Kitasatospora sp. NBC_00315 genomic window:
- a CDS encoding copper chaperone PCu(A)C — protein MSGRTFRRTALAGAALATALGTAAILAACGSDGSGGAAAAGARLSIADPYIPLPAAGAMAAGYLTVRNTGGADELLKVSSPGAGSVTMHRSTDTTMETVEALTVPAHGTLDFARGGAHLMIMGWTKQPAVGDKLELDLTFAKAGTIAVEVPVEPLTYRPGRQN, from the coding sequence ATGAGCGGGCGCACGTTCCGGCGCACCGCGCTCGCCGGGGCGGCGCTCGCCACGGCGCTCGGCACCGCCGCCATCCTGGCGGCCTGCGGCTCGGACGGCTCCGGGGGCGCGGCGGCGGCCGGCGCACGGCTGAGCATCGCCGACCCGTACATCCCGCTGCCGGCCGCCGGCGCGATGGCGGCCGGCTACCTGACGGTGCGCAACACCGGTGGCGCGGACGAGCTGCTCAAGGTCAGCAGCCCCGGGGCCGGCTCGGTCACCATGCACCGCTCGACCGACACCACCATGGAGACGGTCGAGGCGCTCACCGTGCCGGCGCACGGCACGCTGGACTTCGCCCGCGGCGGCGCGCACCTGATGATCATGGGCTGGACGAAGCAGCCCGCCGTCGGCGACAAGCTCGAACTCGACCTCACCTTCGCCAAGGCCGGCACCATCGCCGTCGAGGTGCCGGTGGAGCCGCTCACCTACCGGCCCGGCCGGCAGAACTAA
- a CDS encoding FixH family protein, translating to MLKASHRRLTGLLGILGALLVLTLAGAGPASAHAALESTDPAQNSVVATAPTAVTLTFSESVSLSGDSVRVLDPAGKPVDTGDPGHADGRADTARVGLNSGLANGTYTVAWRAVSDDSHPVGGAFTFSIGAASDTSVSTTALRQAKADSVVAAFYGTGRTVAYGAFALLMGTAAFVLICWPAGAGVRPVQRLLMTGWVALLLSTIAVLMLRGPYERGSGLGQALDLSLVRATLDERIGTALAARLLLLAAGGVFLSLLVGQLGAAVPASGPQERADGSDAGAPGGGDSDGDEDEDELRRLERRAAERPQREARLGLGVAGLLLAVALAATWAGADHASVGIQVGLALPFGVLHLIAMALWLGGLVTLLVGLRHGLGADTADRFSKVAFGSVAGLGVTGVYQSWRGLGSWGALVDTEYGRLLLIKIGCVAAMLGVAWISRSWVARLRSADALGATDAVRIAEAQEGARTPVQVCAAGAEATSDPARRAQLDRQRTARLTATRDRGFTPARAGLRRSVLVEAAVAVAVLVVTTMLTNSPPGRVAQAASAGSRQPAATAPGGAATAGVPGQSLELTLPYDTGGRTANAKGTATVTVDPVRTGANAVKLALDGADGKPVEVPEVQLAFTLPDRDLGPLPVALTPDGAGRWTGTAQLPLAGNWVLSVVVRSSDIDQATVIKPLTIG from the coding sequence ATGCTGAAGGCAAGTCACCGCAGACTCACCGGGCTGCTCGGGATCCTGGGCGCCCTGCTCGTGCTGACGCTCGCGGGCGCGGGGCCCGCGTCCGCGCACGCCGCGCTGGAGTCCACCGACCCCGCGCAGAACTCGGTGGTCGCCACCGCGCCGACCGCCGTCACGCTGACCTTCAGTGAGTCGGTCTCCCTCTCCGGGGACTCCGTCCGCGTCCTGGACCCGGCCGGAAAGCCCGTCGACACCGGCGACCCCGGGCACGCCGACGGCCGGGCGGACACCGCCCGGGTCGGTCTGAACAGCGGGCTCGCCAACGGCACCTACACCGTCGCCTGGCGGGCCGTCTCGGACGACTCGCACCCCGTCGGCGGCGCCTTCACCTTCTCCATCGGCGCCGCCTCGGACACCTCGGTGTCCACCACCGCCCTGCGGCAGGCCAAGGCCGACAGCGTGGTCGCCGCGTTCTACGGCACCGGCCGGACCGTCGCGTACGGCGCCTTCGCGCTGCTGATGGGCACCGCCGCGTTCGTCCTGATCTGCTGGCCGGCCGGCGCGGGCGTGCGCCCGGTGCAGCGGCTGCTGATGACCGGCTGGGTCGCGCTGCTGCTCTCCACCATCGCCGTCCTGATGCTGCGCGGCCCCTACGAACGCGGTTCGGGCCTCGGGCAGGCACTCGACCTCTCGTTGGTGCGCGCCACCCTCGACGAGCGGATCGGCACCGCGCTCGCCGCCCGGCTGCTGCTGCTCGCGGCGGGCGGGGTGTTCCTGTCCCTGCTGGTCGGCCAGCTGGGCGCGGCCGTGCCCGCGAGCGGCCCGCAGGAGCGCGCGGACGGCTCCGACGCCGGGGCACCGGGTGGCGGCGACAGCGACGGCGACGAGGACGAGGACGAGCTGCGCAGGCTGGAGCGGCGGGCCGCCGAGCGGCCGCAGCGCGAGGCCCGGCTCGGCCTGGGTGTGGCCGGGCTGCTGCTCGCCGTCGCGCTCGCCGCCACCTGGGCCGGCGCCGACCACGCCTCGGTGGGCATCCAGGTCGGGCTGGCCCTGCCGTTCGGCGTGCTGCACCTGATCGCGATGGCGCTCTGGCTCGGCGGTCTGGTCACCCTGCTGGTCGGGCTGCGGCACGGCCTGGGGGCGGACACCGCGGACCGGTTCTCGAAGGTCGCCTTCGGCTCGGTCGCGGGGCTCGGCGTCACCGGTGTCTACCAGTCCTGGCGCGGGCTGGGCAGCTGGGGCGCGCTGGTCGACACCGAGTACGGACGGCTGCTGCTGATCAAGATCGGCTGCGTCGCCGCGATGCTCGGGGTCGCGTGGATCTCGCGTTCCTGGGTCGCCCGGCTGCGGAGCGCCGACGCGCTCGGCGCCACCGACGCGGTCCGGATCGCCGAGGCGCAGGAGGGCGCCCGGACGCCCGTCCAGGTCTGCGCCGCCGGCGCCGAGGCGACCTCCGACCCCGCGCGCCGGGCCCAGCTCGACCGCCAGCGGACCGCCCGGCTCACCGCCACCCGTGACCGCGGCTTCACCCCCGCCCGGGCCGGACTGCGCCGCTCGGTGCTGGTCGAGGCCGCCGTCGCGGTCGCGGTGCTGGTGGTCACCACGATGCTCACCAACTCCCCGCCCGGACGCGTCGCCCAGGCGGCATCGGCCGGCTCGCGGCAGCCCGCCGCCACCGCCCCGGGCGGCGCCGCGACCGCGGGCGTCCCCGGGCAGAGCCTGGAGCTCACGCTGCCCTACGACACCGGCGGCCGGACGGCGAACGCCAAGGGCACCGCCACCGTCACCGTCGATCCGGTCAGGACCGGCGCCAACGCGGTGAAGCTCGCGCTGGACGGCGCCGACGGGAAGCCGGTCGAGGTGCCCGAGGTGCAGCTCGCCTTCACCCTGCCGGACCGCGACCTCGGGCCGCTGCCCGTCGCCCTCACCCCCGACGGCGCCGGACGCTGGACGGGCACCGCGCAGCTGCCGCTGGCCGGCAACTGGGTGCTGTCGGTGGTGGTCCGCTCCTCCGACATCGACCAGGCCACCGTGATCAAGCCCCTGACGATCGGCTGA
- the efeB gene encoding iron uptake transporter deferrochelatase/peroxidase subunit — protein sequence MDTRDGFSRRALLGGAGAGLVAGAVGGAALGRAAEAAPAGAPALGTGRLPFHGARQAGIVEPQQARVHLAGFDLAAGAGRDGLRTLMRRWSATAARLTAGEPAEEHESRIAADAGPCSLTVTFGFGASLFDRTGLTAQRPQALEPLPDFPEDAIDRARSDGDLWVQIGADDALVAFHALRVLQQQAAGTATARWQMSGFGRTPGATGRPVTGRNLMGQIDGTNNPKPQQPDFATRVFCGAEAPGWLAGGSYVVQRRIRMLLDNWENLPEDRQERVIGRRKADGAPLSGGAESTPVDLTAQNPDGTLAIPADAHVRVAAPAANGGAAMLRRGFSYHDGLLPDGSPDAGLLFLAFQADPRRGFVPVQRKLARGDGLSRFLRHEASGLYAVPPGAPEGGYVGQALLEG from the coding sequence ATGGACACCCGGGACGGATTCTCCCGACGCGCCCTGCTGGGCGGCGCCGGCGCCGGGCTGGTCGCGGGCGCGGTCGGCGGCGCCGCCCTCGGCCGCGCCGCCGAGGCGGCGCCCGCCGGGGCGCCCGCGCTGGGCACCGGGCGACTGCCGTTCCACGGCGCCCGGCAGGCCGGCATCGTCGAACCGCAGCAGGCCCGGGTGCACCTCGCCGGCTTCGACCTGGCCGCCGGCGCCGGGCGGGACGGGCTGCGGACGCTGATGCGGCGCTGGTCGGCCACCGCCGCCCGGCTGACCGCGGGCGAGCCCGCCGAGGAGCACGAGAGCCGGATCGCCGCCGACGCCGGCCCCTGCTCGCTGACCGTCACCTTCGGCTTCGGCGCGAGCCTCTTCGACCGGACCGGCCTCACCGCGCAGCGCCCGCAGGCCCTGGAGCCGCTGCCCGACTTCCCCGAGGACGCCATCGACCGGGCCCGCAGCGACGGCGACCTCTGGGTGCAGATCGGCGCCGACGACGCGCTGGTCGCCTTCCACGCCCTGCGGGTGCTCCAGCAGCAGGCGGCCGGCACCGCGACCGCGCGGTGGCAGATGTCCGGCTTCGGCCGCACCCCCGGGGCGACCGGGCGGCCGGTGACCGGCCGCAACCTGATGGGCCAGATCGACGGCACCAACAACCCGAAGCCGCAGCAGCCGGACTTCGCCACCCGGGTGTTCTGCGGCGCCGAGGCGCCCGGCTGGCTGGCCGGCGGTTCGTACGTGGTGCAGCGCCGGATCAGGATGCTGCTGGACAACTGGGAGAACCTGCCCGAGGACCGGCAGGAGCGCGTCATCGGCCGCCGCAAGGCGGACGGCGCCCCGCTCTCCGGCGGCGCCGAGAGCACCCCGGTCGACCTGACCGCGCAGAACCCGGACGGCACCCTGGCGATCCCCGCCGACGCCCACGTCCGGGTGGCGGCGCCGGCCGCCAACGGCGGGGCGGCGATGCTGCGGCGCGGCTTCTCGTACCACGACGGGCTGCTCCCGGACGGCTCCCCGGACGCCGGGCTGCTCTTCCTGGCGTTCCAGGCCGATCCCCGGCGCGGCTTCGTACCGGTGCAGCGCAAGCTGGCGCGCGGCGACGGCCTCTCCCGCTTCCTGCGGCACGAGGCGAGCGGCCTGTACGCGGTGCCGCCGGGCGCGCCGGAGGGCGGGTACGTGGGCCAGGCCCTGCTGGAGGGCTGA
- the pheA gene encoding prephenate dehydratase — translation MSATRYTYLGPEGTFTEVALRTLPEAATRELVPLASVPAALDAVREGMASGAFVPIENSVEGAVTATSDELATGAPLMIYREVLLPIAFALLVRPGTKLADIKTLTSHPVAQPQVRHWIAAHLPDARWESAASNADGARLVQEGRFDGAFAGEFAAPLYGLEPLVSDIHDAENAVTRFVLVGPPGRVSSPTGLDKTSMVVWLPDDHPGALLELLQEFAVRGVNLMRIESRPTGEGLGNYCFLIDCAGHVAERRVSEALMGLKRICPQVRFLGSYPSADRQAKTYNRLGTSDSDFTKAADWLSRCLDGRAEV, via the coding sequence ATGTCGGCCACCCGCTACACCTACCTCGGGCCCGAGGGCACCTTCACCGAGGTCGCCCTGCGGACCCTGCCCGAGGCGGCGACCCGCGAGCTGGTGCCGCTGGCGTCGGTGCCGGCCGCCCTGGACGCGGTGCGCGAGGGGATGGCCTCCGGGGCGTTCGTGCCGATCGAGAACTCGGTCGAGGGCGCCGTCACCGCGACCAGCGACGAACTGGCGACCGGCGCGCCGCTGATGATCTACCGGGAGGTGCTGCTGCCGATCGCCTTCGCGCTGCTGGTCCGCCCCGGGACGAAGCTGGCGGACATCAAGACCCTCACCAGCCACCCGGTGGCCCAGCCGCAGGTGCGGCACTGGATCGCGGCGCACCTGCCGGACGCCCGCTGGGAGTCCGCGGCGTCCAACGCCGACGGGGCCCGGCTGGTCCAGGAGGGCCGGTTCGACGGGGCCTTCGCCGGCGAGTTCGCCGCACCCCTGTACGGGCTGGAACCGCTGGTCAGCGACATCCACGACGCCGAGAACGCGGTCACCAGGTTCGTCCTGGTCGGCCCTCCCGGGCGGGTCTCCTCGCCCACCGGGCTGGACAAGACCTCGATGGTGGTCTGGCTGCCGGACGACCACCCGGGCGCGCTGCTGGAGCTGCTCCAGGAGTTCGCGGTGCGCGGGGTCAACCTGATGCGGATCGAGTCCCGGCCGACCGGCGAGGGGCTCGGCAACTACTGCTTCCTGATCGACTGTGCGGGACACGTGGCGGAGCGCAGGGTGAGCGAGGCCCTGATGGGGCTGAAGCGGATCTGCCCGCAGGTGCGCTTCCTCGGCTCCTATCCGAGCGCGGACCGCCAGGCCAAGACGTACAACCGGCTCGGCACCTCGGACTCGGACTTCACGAAGGCGGCCGACTGGCTGTCGCGCTGCCTGGACGGGCGCGCCGAGGTCTGA
- the serS gene encoding serine--tRNA ligase produces MIDLRLLREDPDRVRASQRARGEDVDLVDALLSADERRRSSGSRFDELRNEQKTLSKQIPQAQGDEKTALLQRTKALAAEVKAADVAQGEAKEEADRLVRQLANLIDPAAPVGGEEDFVTLEEIGTPRDFAAEGFEPKDHVELGQILGAIDTERGAKVAGSRSYYLTGVGALLELALVNMAIAQAVSAGFTPMITPALVRPAAMEGTGFLGQAAENVYYLADDDRYLVGTSEVPLAAYHMDEIIDADKLPLRYAGYSSCFRREAGTYGKDTRGIIRVHQFEKVEMFVFTTPEEAEAEHRRLLQWEKDFLNALDLPYRVIDLASGDLGSSAARKFDIEAWVPTQGKYREVTSTSNCTEYQARRLSIRVREEGNKVRPLATLNGTLVAVPRVIVAILENHQQADGSVVVPEALRPYLGGRAVLEPVK; encoded by the coding sequence GTGATTGACCTTCGCCTGCTTCGTGAGGACCCAGACCGTGTGCGCGCCTCGCAGCGCGCCCGAGGCGAGGACGTCGACCTGGTCGACGCCCTCCTCTCCGCCGACGAGCGGCGCCGGTCCTCGGGCAGTCGCTTCGACGAGCTGCGCAACGAGCAGAAGACGCTCAGCAAGCAGATCCCGCAGGCCCAGGGCGACGAGAAGACCGCCCTGCTCCAGCGCACCAAGGCGCTGGCCGCCGAGGTCAAGGCCGCCGACGTCGCACAGGGCGAGGCCAAGGAGGAGGCCGACCGCCTCGTCCGGCAGCTGGCGAACCTCATCGACCCGGCGGCGCCCGTCGGTGGCGAGGAGGACTTCGTCACCCTGGAGGAGATCGGCACCCCGCGCGACTTCGCGGCCGAGGGCTTCGAGCCCAAGGACCACGTCGAGCTGGGCCAGATCCTCGGCGCCATCGACACCGAGCGCGGCGCCAAGGTGGCCGGCTCGCGCTCGTACTACCTGACCGGTGTCGGCGCGCTGCTGGAGCTCGCCCTGGTCAACATGGCAATCGCCCAGGCCGTCTCGGCCGGCTTCACCCCGATGATCACCCCGGCGCTGGTCCGCCCGGCCGCCATGGAGGGCACCGGCTTCCTCGGCCAGGCCGCCGAGAACGTGTACTACCTGGCGGACGACGACCGCTACCTCGTCGGCACCAGCGAGGTCCCGCTCGCGGCGTACCACATGGACGAGATCATCGACGCGGACAAGCTGCCGCTGCGCTACGCCGGGTACTCCTCGTGCTTCCGCCGCGAGGCCGGTACCTACGGCAAGGACACCCGCGGCATCATCCGGGTGCACCAGTTCGAGAAGGTGGAGATGTTCGTCTTCACCACCCCGGAGGAGGCGGAGGCCGAGCACCGCCGCCTGCTGCAGTGGGAGAAGGACTTCCTCAACGCGCTCGACCTGCCGTACCGGGTGATCGACCTCGCCTCCGGCGACCTCGGCTCCTCGGCCGCACGCAAGTTCGACATCGAGGCCTGGGTCCCGACCCAGGGCAAGTACCGCGAGGTCACCTCCACCTCGAACTGCACCGAGTACCAGGCCCGCCGGCTCTCCATCCGGGTGCGCGAGGAGGGCAACAAGGTCCGCCCGCTGGCCACCCTGAACGGCACGCTGGTCGCCGTCCCCCGGGTGATCGTGGCGATCCTGGAGAACCACCAGCAGGCCGACGGCTCGGTGGTGGTTCCGGAGGCGCTGCGGCCGTACCTCGGCGGGCGCGCCGTACTCGAACCCGTCAAGTAG
- a CDS encoding HAD family hydrolase, which yields MSTASAETVSPGGDLPYRLVATDLDGTLLTSAETVSDRTRAALAGATAAGALHIIVTGRSAGWARPVFDEIGYTGIAVCGQGAQVYDAGAHRLLTSMTLDRRQAALAIAKIEAETGPLAIAANQDGLDGQVLAGPGYELLIGSDLPTVPVTSAELLSTPVSKLYIQHRRLTDDELAETARRIAGDLVGVTMAGAGIVELLPLGLTKATGLAVAAHRLGVRAADTIAFGDMPNDIPMFGWAAHGVAMAGAHRQLLAVADEVTLSNDEDGVAVVLERLFPTGT from the coding sequence ATGAGTACCGCAAGCGCCGAGACCGTCTCGCCCGGCGGTGACCTGCCCTACCGGCTGGTCGCCACCGACCTGGACGGCACGCTGCTGACCAGCGCCGAAACCGTCTCGGACCGTACCCGCGCGGCCCTGGCCGGCGCCACCGCCGCCGGGGCCCTGCACATCATCGTCACCGGCCGCTCGGCCGGCTGGGCCCGCCCGGTCTTCGACGAGATCGGCTACACCGGGATAGCGGTCTGCGGCCAGGGCGCCCAGGTCTACGACGCGGGCGCGCACCGGCTGCTCACCTCGATGACGCTGGACCGCAGGCAGGCCGCCCTCGCCATCGCCAAGATCGAGGCCGAGACCGGCCCGCTGGCGATCGCCGCCAACCAGGACGGCCTCGACGGCCAGGTGCTGGCGGGGCCCGGCTACGAACTGCTGATCGGCTCCGACCTGCCGACCGTCCCGGTCACCTCCGCGGAGTTGCTGAGCACTCCGGTCAGCAAGCTCTACATCCAGCACCGGCGCCTGACCGACGACGAGCTGGCCGAGACCGCCCGGCGGATCGCCGGCGACCTGGTCGGGGTCACCATGGCCGGCGCGGGCATCGTCGAGCTGCTCCCGCTGGGCCTGACCAAGGCGACCGGCCTGGCCGTGGCCGCCCACCGGCTGGGCGTCCGGGCGGCGGACACCATCGCGTTCGGGGACATGCCGAACGACATCCCGATGTTCGGCTGGGCCGCGCACGGCGTGGCGATGGCGGGCGCCCACCGGCAACTCCTGGCGGTGGCGGACGAGGTCACTCTGAGCAACGACGAGGACGGCGTGGCCGTCGTCCTGGAGCGGCTCTTCCCCACCGGCACCTGA
- a CDS encoding LCP family protein has translation MSGQWDESPYPGDGQRRGDGSTGGVRTTGAQAGQSAGVPAPRNGGRAEARRAAQGRGGQSQSGGGRGSGGGHGGRAGGRGRKPKRNAKKIVAWTSAGVLVLIVGAGGAVYLKLNGNIRSFDASAIATDRPPESTADANGNKPVNILLIGSDSRGGNNSDLGGGDDAGARSDTTILLHVYADHKHAVGISIPRDSLVTIPTCKLPNGKWTKEQNSTKFNGAFSVGDSDQGNPACTQNTVEKLTGIRVDHTIEVNFEGFAAMTSAVNGVDVCLPNAIYEGDVNPNLGKKGKEVLKKGEQTVQGQQALDYVRLRHGIGDGSDIGRMKRQQAFLGSLISKVKKQGLSPTTLLPLADAATKSMQVDPGLDTAQKLMSFALSMKDIDLHDLKFVTAPWKFRGADIDLVHPDIDNLWATLKADRTIDGQNATGQQQDPASPAAEAAPTTAAPQAADVDGTGVRVAVYNGTTSDGIAGKAADTLKTAKFTVTRTTNAPSTSHATTVVEYGAGQKANAAKVAALFPGATVSPSSAAGISLILGKDYAAANPVAGTPTAPATLPPSVTADARSADDDICANTTYGSGG, from the coding sequence ATGTCAGGCCAGTGGGACGAGAGCCCGTACCCGGGCGACGGGCAGCGGCGTGGCGACGGCTCGACCGGCGGCGTACGCACCACCGGCGCCCAGGCCGGCCAGAGCGCCGGCGTCCCGGCACCGCGCAACGGCGGACGGGCGGAGGCCAGGCGGGCCGCGCAGGGGCGCGGCGGCCAGAGCCAGAGCGGCGGCGGGCGGGGCAGCGGCGGCGGGCACGGCGGACGGGCCGGTGGCCGGGGGCGCAAGCCGAAGCGGAACGCCAAGAAGATCGTCGCCTGGACGTCGGCAGGCGTGCTGGTACTGATAGTCGGCGCCGGTGGCGCGGTCTACCTGAAGCTGAACGGGAACATCCGCTCGTTCGACGCGAGCGCCATCGCCACCGACCGGCCGCCGGAGTCCACCGCCGACGCCAACGGCAACAAGCCGGTCAACATCCTGCTGATCGGCTCCGACAGCCGGGGCGGCAACAACAGCGACCTCGGCGGCGGCGACGACGCCGGCGCGCGCTCGGACACCACGATCCTGCTGCACGTGTACGCCGACCACAAGCACGCGGTCGGCATCTCCATCCCGCGTGACTCGCTGGTGACGATCCCGACCTGCAAGCTCCCCAACGGCAAGTGGACCAAGGAGCAGAACTCGACGAAGTTCAACGGCGCCTTCTCGGTCGGCGACAGCGACCAGGGAAACCCCGCCTGCACCCAGAACACCGTCGAGAAGCTGACCGGCATCCGGGTCGACCACACGATCGAGGTCAACTTCGAGGGCTTCGCCGCGATGACCTCGGCCGTCAACGGCGTCGACGTCTGCCTCCCGAACGCCATCTACGAGGGCGACGTCAACCCGAACCTCGGCAAGAAGGGCAAGGAGGTCCTGAAGAAGGGCGAGCAGACCGTTCAGGGCCAGCAGGCGCTGGACTACGTCCGGCTGCGGCACGGCATCGGCGACGGCTCCGACATCGGCCGGATGAAGCGCCAGCAGGCCTTCCTCGGCTCGCTCATCTCCAAGGTCAAGAAGCAGGGCCTCAGCCCGACCACCCTGCTGCCGCTCGCGGACGCCGCGACCAAGTCGATGCAGGTCGACCCCGGGCTCGACACGGCCCAGAAGCTGATGTCCTTCGCGCTGTCGATGAAGGACATCGACCTGCACGACCTGAAGTTCGTCACGGCTCCCTGGAAGTTCCGGGGCGCCGACATCGACCTCGTCCACCCGGACATCGACAACCTGTGGGCCACCCTCAAGGCGGACCGCACCATCGACGGCCAGAACGCCACCGGCCAGCAGCAGGACCCGGCGAGCCCCGCCGCGGAGGCGGCGCCCACCACGGCGGCCCCGCAGGCGGCCGACGTCGACGGCACCGGCGTGCGGGTCGCCGTCTACAACGGCACCACCTCCGACGGCATCGCGGGCAAGGCCGCCGACACCCTCAAGACCGCCAAGTTCACCGTCACCCGGACCACGAACGCCCCGAGCACCAGCCACGCCACCACCGTGGTCGAGTACGGCGCCGGGCAGAAGGCCAACGCCGCGAAGGTCGCCGCGCTGTTCCCCGGCGCCACGGTCAGCCCGAGCAGCGCCGCCGGCATCAGCCTGATCCTCGGCAAGGACTACGCCGCCGCCAACCCGGTCGCCGGCACCCCGACCGCGCCCGCCACGCTGCCCCCGAGCGTCACCGCCGACGCCCGCTCCGCGGACGACGACATCTGCGCCAACACCACCTACGGCAGCGGCGGCTGA
- a CDS encoding sporulation protein produces the protein MLAASGRHGARVRTEVEISGALDKGDRDPLDVEPLPVRNRLPDAFLALGFRFRSADLEAGHTRGTAQSLPSYQEIEFAAAPQYAHACSSVEVTFLAGPHQVEVVLETDRRGGLFGHGGDVVRTHVLVHAAADRDLTALVDGWIRQAL, from the coding sequence GTGCTCGCAGCGTCCGGCCGGCATGGCGCTCGGGTCCGGACCGAGGTGGAGATCAGCGGCGCCCTCGACAAGGGCGACCGCGACCCGTTGGACGTGGAGCCACTGCCCGTCCGGAACCGGCTGCCGGACGCCTTCCTGGCGCTCGGCTTCCGGTTCCGCTCAGCCGACCTGGAGGCCGGACACACCCGGGGTACGGCGCAGAGCCTGCCGTCCTACCAGGAGATCGAGTTCGCGGCGGCGCCGCAGTACGCGCACGCCTGCAGCTCGGTGGAGGTGACCTTCCTGGCGGGTCCGCACCAGGTGGAGGTCGTCCTGGAGACCGACAGGAGGGGCGGCCTGTTCGGCCACGGGGGCGACGTGGTCCGCACCCACGTGCTGGTGCACGCCGCCGCCGACCGGGATCTCACCGCGCTCGTCGACGGCTGGATCCGCCAGGCCCTCTGA
- a CDS encoding FadR/GntR family transcriptional regulator, which yields MTGANDSLQAAGKRSLVDHAIDQLREQLAGGAWPVGSRIPTEHELAERLKVGRNTVREAIRVLVHAGMLVSRQGEGTFVRSSSDPASVLRGVQRSGVRDVLEVRAALETEAARLAALRHTPEDIVRMRAVLAREAEVIAAHPERAGREATVEHDLEFHTAVVEAANNPALTEVYRYFGASVREAMRTAFGDHEMPEVVVATHEALVDAIESGDPDRAEAACRELLAGPISGVEQLLAAIAARK from the coding sequence GTGACCGGCGCGAACGACAGCCTGCAGGCCGCAGGCAAGCGCTCACTGGTGGACCACGCGATCGACCAGCTGCGCGAGCAGCTGGCCGGTGGGGCGTGGCCGGTCGGCTCCCGGATCCCCACCGAGCACGAGCTCGCGGAGCGGCTGAAGGTCGGGCGCAACACCGTCCGGGAGGCGATCCGGGTGCTGGTGCACGCCGGCATGCTGGTCTCCCGGCAGGGCGAGGGCACCTTCGTCCGCAGCAGCAGCGACCCGGCCTCCGTGCTGAGGGGCGTCCAGCGCTCCGGCGTACGGGACGTCCTGGAGGTGCGGGCGGCGCTGGAGACCGAGGCCGCCCGGCTGGCCGCTCTGCGGCACACCCCCGAGGATATCGTCCGGATGCGGGCCGTCCTGGCCCGCGAGGCCGAGGTGATCGCCGCGCACCCCGAGCGGGCCGGCCGCGAGGCGACCGTCGAACACGATCTCGAGTTCCACACCGCCGTGGTGGAGGCCGCCAACAACCCGGCGCTCACCGAGGTCTACCGCTACTTCGGCGCCTCCGTGCGCGAGGCGATGCGGACGGCCTTCGGCGACCACGAGATGCCCGAGGTCGTGGTGGCCACCCACGAGGCGTTGGTGGACGCGATCGAGAGCGGCGACCCGGATCGCGCCGAGGCCGCCTGCCGCGAACTGCTCGCCGGCCCGATCTCCGGCGTCGAGCAGCTGCTCGCGGCCATCGCCGCGCGGAAGTGA